A part of Lepisosteus oculatus isolate fLepOcu1 chromosome 16, fLepOcu1.hap2, whole genome shotgun sequence genomic DNA contains:
- the LOC138223337 gene encoding odorant receptor 131-2-like encodes MTLHIWLRVKPSVFVPLCYTLVILASNTTLNTPLNLALMSLERYIAICYPLRHSQICSLQRTYIAIGVIWIVGIIPSITDLFIVLAVEQLSFFSTSVYCIRESFYRTSYQTKIKTAIMSVYLTVVWLVIVCTYLRIMFAARSASSSEKTSAKKARNTILLHGLQLLLAMLTYIPPFTDPFLVGISTEIFLDLSFSRYYLVYIVPRVLSPVIYGLRDENFRKHLKSHMPCFQKRVMTMIKL; translated from the coding sequence ATGACTTTGCACATTTGGCTTAGGGTGAAACCATCTGTATTTGTCCCTCTCTGCTATACCTTGGTCATTCTTGCATCcaacaccaccctgaacactcCTTTAAACCTGGCTCTGATGTCTCTGGAGAGATACATCGCTATCTGCTACCCCCTGCGCCACTCCCAGATTTGCAGTCTGCAGAGGACCTACATCGCCATCGGTGTTATCTGGATTGTGGGCATCATCCCTTCAATCACAGACCTCTTTATAGTCCTGGCAGTGGAGCAGCTCAGTTTCTTCAGCACCTCTGTGTACTGTATTCGTGAGAGTTTTTACAGGACTTCCTATCAAACTAAAATAAAGACAGCCATCATGTCAGTGTATTTAACAGTGGTGTGGCTGGTCATAGTGTGCACCTATCTGCGGATCATGTTCGCAGCCAGGTCGGCCAGCTCCTCTGAGAAGACCTCCGCTAAAAAGGCCCGAAACACCATCCTGCTCCACGGGCTCCAGCTCCTGCTGGCCATGCTGACCTACATTCCTCCCTTCACTGACCCTTTCCTTGTGGGAATATCAACAGAAATTTTCCTGGACCTGAGCTTTTCCCGGTATTACTTAGTTTATATTGTACCCAGAGTGCTGAGCCCTGTGATCTATGGCTTGAGGGATGAGAATTTCAGAAAGCACCTGAAGAGCCACATGCCTTGCTTTCAGAAGAGAGTTATGACAATGATTAAACTGTAA
- the LOC102697384 gene encoding odorant receptor 131-2-like, translating into MNSTTAAFLNQDVFYFAFLKNFTVVLLGVVINYMNTMLVFTFFKNQVFSDNPRYILYIHMVINDILLLTLTVSLHVLSYIFQALNVSLCCFILLIAANATMNTPLNLAGMAIERYIAICHPLRHSQICTVRRTYILIAFIWCAGAIPRLTDLFILFATKPLSLFSSNILCYSYDVFQLPYKEEKNYATHAVYLFSVWLILIITYFRILFAAKAAASDAASAKKARNTILLHGAQLLLCMLSYITPVIDTIMLSDFPQYRTHILFLTYLVSHIVPRILSPLIYGIRDEQLKKHMKRYILCKQIVQIRPTKEPFAKACNP; encoded by the coding sequence ATGAATTCGACTACAGCTGCATTTCTGAACCAAGATGTCTTTTACTTTGCTTTCCTAAAAAACTTCACAGTGGTTCTCCTTGGTGTTGTCATCAACTACATGAACACAATGCTTGTCTTCACCTTCTTTAAGAACCAAGTTTTCTCGGATAACCCACGGTACATTCTGTACATTCACATGGTAATCAATGACATCCTCCTGCTTACTTTGACTGTGAGCTTGCATGTTTTGTCTTACATATTCCAGGCATTAAATGTTTCCCTCTGCTGCTTTATACTTCTAATCGCTGCCAATGCCACTATGAACACCCCTCTGAACCTGGCAGGCATGGCCATCGAGCGCTACATCGCCATCTGCCACCCCCTGCGCCACTCCCAGATCTGCACTGTGCGCCGCACCTACATCCTCATTGCCTTCATCTGGTGCGCAGGAGCCATTCCCAGACTGACAGACctcttcattttgtttgcaaCAAAGCCTCTAAGCCTTTTCTCCTCGAACATTTTATGTTACAGTTACGACGTGTTCCAATTGCCCTATAAAGAAGAGAAGAACTACGCCACCCATGCAGTGTACCTGTTCTCTGTGTGGCTGATACTGATAATCACTTACTTCAGGATCCTGTTTGCAGCAAAGGCCGCAGCTTCAGACGCAGCTTCAGCTAAAAAGGCTCGAAACACCATCCTGCTGCACGGAGCCCAGCTGCTGCTCTGCATGCTGTCCTACATCACTCCTGTGATCGACACAATTATGCTTTCAGACTTCCCTCAGTACCGCACACACATACTGTTCCTTACTTACCTGGTATCACACATTGTACCAAGGATTCTGAGTCCTCTGATCTACGGGATAAGAGATGAGCAActtaaaaaacacatgaaaaggTACATTTTGTGTAAGCAGATTGTACAGATCAGACCTACTAAAGAGCCTTTTGCCAAGGCCTGTAACCCATAA